Proteins from a genomic interval of Quercus robur chromosome 9, dhQueRobu3.1, whole genome shotgun sequence:
- the LOC126700305 gene encoding UDP-glycosyltransferase 73B5-like yields MASNSHILFFPFMAQGHTIPLLDLAKLLSRRGFKVTILTTPSNTSTISSYISQFSNIHLKVIAFPQVQGLPKGYENMSQLSHDQRLSFFTATKQLQQQFEKTLEEMSKVQDLPVCVISDTFLGWTNTSCRVFRIPRLVFHGMGVLPMAVKKSLVIHQTYKEVDTDTEPLVVKGVQLRFTLTRADLPNSIRERESSVSQFFLDSETYDIGSWGVIANSFVELEKDHVASLESLYGNNTRVWCVGPLFLYDQIEGARNGPNGPNPSTKWAEWLNQQEREKSVIYVSFGSQSNLSENQLDELAYGLELSGHDYFWIVRSKTWNPPCDGRGLIVREWVDQRWILAHEAIGGFLSHCGWNSLLESLSEGVPILAWPMFAEQHLNAKYLVEELKVGLQVPNLNRAMKIVSREAICEGVKELMGGEKGFKARENIVELGRMAKRSVQVGGSSYNNLNELVNQISHISALATTM; encoded by the coding sequence ATGGCGTCAAATTCTCACATACTCTTCTTCCCCTTCATGGCTCAAGGCCACACCATCCCCCTACTTGACCTTGCAAAACTGCTTTCTCGTCGAGGCTTCAAAGTAACAATCCTCACTACTCCATCAAATACCTCTACTATCAGTTCATACATTTCACAATTCTCAAATATCCATCTTAAAGTAATTGCTTTCCCTCAAGTCCAAGGCCTCCCCAAAGGCTATGAAAACATGTCCCAACTCTCACACGATCAACGACTTTCATTCTTTACAGCAACGAAACAACTTCAACAACAGTTTGAGAAAACCTTAGAAGAAATGTCCAAAGTCCAAGACCTTCCAGTTTGTGTTATTTCTGATACATTTTTAGGTTGGACAAACACGTCGTGTCGCGTTTTTCGTATTCCCCGGTTGGTGTTTCATGGCATGGGAGTGCTTCCAATGGCCGTAAAGAAATCTTTGGTCATTCACCAAACATACAAAGAAGTAGACACTGATACAGAACCGTTGGTTGTGAAAGGAGTGCAACTTCGCTTCACACTCACAAGAGCTGATTTGCCAAATTCAATAAGGGAGAGGGAATCTAGTGTTTCTCAATTCTTTCTAGACTCTGAAACATATGATATAGGAAGTTGGGGTGTGATTGCCAATAGCTTTGTTGAGCTAGAAAAGGACCATGTTGCTTCATTGGAATCCTTGTATGGAAATAACACAAGGGTTTGGTGTGTTGGTCCTTTATTTTTGTATGATCAAATTGAGGGAGCGAGAAACGGGCCAAATGGGCCAAACCCATCTACAAAATGGGCCGAATGGTTAAAccaacaagagagagaaaagtcaGTCATATATGTGTCATTTGGATCACAATCCAATTTGTCAGAGAATCAACTGGATGAATTGGCATATGGGTTGGAATTATCAGGACATGATTACTTCTGGATCGTCCGTTCAAAGACTTGGAATCCACCTTGTGATGGTAGAGGACTGATTGTGAGAGAATGGGTGGATCAAAGGTGGATCTTGGCCCATGAAGCAATTGGTGGGTTCTTGAGCCACTGTGGTTGGAACTCACTGTTGGAAAGCTTGTCAGAGGGAGTTCCAATTTTGGCGTGGCCCATGTTTGCTGAGCAACACTTAAATGCCAAGTACTTGGTGGAGGAACTCAAGGTGGGACTCCAAGTTCCAAACTTGAATAGGGCCATGAAGATTGTGAGTCGCGAAGCAATATGTGAAGGAGTGAAAGAGTTGATGGGAGGAGAAAAGGGTTTCAAAGCAAGAGAGAATATAGTTGAGCTTGGGAGAATGGCAAAAAGATCAGTTCAGGTCGGTGGGTCTTCTTATAATAACCTTAATGAGCTTGTTAACCAAATAAGTCATATAAGTGCTCTTGCGACAACAATGTAA